In Natranaerobius thermophilus JW/NM-WN-LF, the genomic stretch TATAAATTATGAGGACTGGGGAATTTTGGAGCACTTCCAAAGCCACCGTATTCTTCATCAAAGTTTTCTTCAAGCTGTGAAAATGCAATGTGAAGACTTTCTTCAGTTACATTACCGGGAGCATGAGTAAAGAAGTGGTGTTCTACTGCTTGAGTAATTTCATTTCCAATATTAATTAGTTCATAACGGTCATTTTGCCATTTGCTAGATACCTTTTCAAGTATATCTTTTAATCCGGGCATTCCTAATCGGTTTTCTTTTGGGAAGTAGGTACCAGCGTAAAAGGGATTTTTATCGTGATTCAGAAAAACTGTTAGGGGCCAACCTCCTCGGCCAGTTAAAGCTTGACAGGCTGACATGTAAATTGCATCAATATCCGGGCGTTCTTCCCGATCTACCTTAATGGAAATAAAGTTTTTATTTAGAATTCCAGCTATTTCATGATCTTCAAAAGATTCCTGTTCCATGACATGACACCAGTGGCAGGTCGAGTAGCCAATACTCAAGAAAATAGGCTTATCCTCTTTTTTGGCTTTTTCAAAAGCTTCTTCACTCCAGGGAAACCAATCTACAGGGTTATGTGCATGTTGTAACAGATATGGTGATTTTTCATTTGCCAATCTATTTACCGTGCCATGCATATTTTCCTTTGGCATCTTATCACGCTCCTATCTAAACTAGTTATTTATTTCTAGTATTTGAATACGTAAAGGAATTATTATTCTAATATTGCTCTAATAAAAGCAGCTCCGGGTAAAATTTCTCGGAGCTGCAATAACTTAAAGTCAAATAATTAAACTTAAATTATATAAGTTAATATTTAATCTTGACATCGTATTTTTTTAACCAAGTATTAACTTGCCCTAAGTGTGCTAGTAATTGTGGACCAGACATTAATTGCCCAAAAAAAGGAGTTTTAATAGAGGTTCCTTTGCTTTTAACAAGATCTTCAAGGGTATCTTTTTGGATAAATTCAAGCAATGGGGCATTCGGATCATCTAAAATTTCAGTTTGCACCCATGTAGCAACTGCTTGACTGTATTTTGGGTGATAGGTTTTGGGGTAAGGATTCTTTTTTCGATTTAATATAGCGTCTGGCAACACATCTTCAAGAGCTTTTCTTAAAATCCACTTTTCTTGTTGATTATGCCATTTCATGTAGGCTGGGATATTCCAAACATATTCGACTAAATTATGATCAGCAAAAGGTACACGAACCTCTAAACTAGCCCCCATACTCATCCGGTCTTTTCTATCCAAAAGAGTAGTCATAAACCAGATCATATTCAAATAGGAAATTTCACGTCTTTGTTTGTTTACACTCTTTTCTCCTTCTAAATAAGGAGTCTCTTGTATAGATTCTTGATATCTAAAACGAACATAATCTTCCAATTGTAATTTGCTTTTCCAAGGTTCTCTTAATAATCTTTCCCGCAAATTTATTGAATCCATCCATGGGAAATAAGGACGATTCATTAGTTCTTCACGATAAAACCAGGGGTATCCACCAAAAATTTCGTCAGCACATTCACCTGATTGAGCTACTGTTGCATTCTTTTTTATTTGTTTACAAAACCATAATAGTGAAGAATCAATATCTGCCATACCGGGTAGATCTCTAACATAAACCGCTTCTTTTAAATAGTTTACCAGAGTCTCTATTGAAATGACATTTTGATGATGAGTTGTGCCAAATTGGTTGGAAACTACATCAATCCACTGTTTATCACCAGTGGGCTGAAAATTATTCGATGAGAAATAACGCTCATTTTCTTCATATGAGATTGAATAGGTGTTTAGTGGATTATAACCCTCTTTTCGTGTCAATTTTTTAGAAGCAAAAGCTGTTAAAGCGGAAGAATCTATTCCTCCTGATAAAAAAGTACAAATTGGAACATCCGATACCAACTGTCTTTGAACCGCATCCTTCAATAGATCGTGTACTTTTAAAGCAGTTACTTTTTTACTATCTTTGTGCACTGAACTTTTAACTTGCCAGTATCTCCAAATCTTGAAGTTGTCTTTATCAAAAACCATTGCATGAGCTGGCCGAAGCTCTGAAATGTCGGAAAAAACACCATGACCTGGAGTCCTAGATGGAGAAAGGGCAAAAATTTCTTTCAGACCTTCCAAATCAATATGACTGTCAATATATCTATTAGATAGTAATGCTTTAAGTTCAGAACCGAATATTAAACCTTCCTGTTTGATAGCGTAAAATAAAGGTTTAACACCTAATCTGTCTCTTGCCATAAACAATCTTTCTTTATTTTTGTCCCAAATAGCAAAGGCAAAAATTCCGTTTAACTTTTCCAAGCATTTCTCTTTCCATTCAATAAATGAAGTAAGTAGAACTTCAGTATCAGAATTAGTGGTGAAGTGATGTCCTAGAGACTTAAGTTCT encodes the following:
- the asnB gene encoding asparagine synthase (glutamine-hydrolyzing); translated protein: MCGITGWVNFKKNLEEEEKQIKQMTNTLEHRGPDDKQIWLDRHVAFGHTRLAVIDPAFGKQPMSKECRRSQFTIVYNGELYNTEQLRLELKSLGHHFTTNSDTEVLLTSFIEWKEKCLEKLNGIFAFAIWDKNKERLFMARDRLGVKPLFYAIKQEGLIFGSELKALLSNRYIDSHIDLEGLKEIFALSPSRTPGHGVFSDISELRPAHAMVFDKDNFKIWRYWQVKSSVHKDSKKVTALKVHDLLKDAVQRQLVSDVPICTFLSGGIDSSALTAFASKKLTRKEGYNPLNTYSISYEENERYFSSNNFQPTGDKQWIDVVSNQFGTTHHQNVISIETLVNYLKEAVYVRDLPGMADIDSSLLWFCKQIKKNATVAQSGECADEIFGGYPWFYREELMNRPYFPWMDSINLRERLLREPWKSKLQLEDYVRFRYQESIQETPYLEGEKSVNKQRREISYLNMIWFMTTLLDRKDRMSMGASLEVRVPFADHNLVEYVWNIPAYMKWHNQQEKWILRKALEDVLPDAILNRKKNPYPKTYHPKYSQAVATWVQTEILDDPNAPLLEFIQKDTLEDLVKSKGTSIKTPFFGQLMSGPQLLAHLGQVNTWLKKYDVKIKY